TCTAATATATAAAAATATATGAACATCTGGATTATATCACCTGCTATCGCAATGAAAAATGCACCCCACCAGCCAAATCCTGTAACAATACTTATAGGTATAACTATAAACCTGTTAAATAAATAATGCAAAAGATTTAATATAAATGCTATTTCAATCATAAATTAAAAACTCTGTCGGCTGCGCATTTCACTTAATCGCTGTCTTGCTTCTTCTTCAGAAATAAAAGATATGTTTCTTATTGATACGGAAACCAGTGATGCAACTGAAGATAAAAGTATTAAATCGTTCCTTGTAAATGCTTTTTCATTGTTACTAGCAAATAATATAAAACCGAGAAATTTATCTTCAAAATAAAAAGCTGATGATATAAATGCTTTGCCATTTATGAAATCACTTTTCTGTTCAAAACTTTTATCATCGTTGATAATTATCTCTTTTTCTGATGCAATGCTATTCACAAAAGATTCTGTTCTTGGAATCGTTTCAACGGGTACTTTTAAATTAACTGATGAATGAACATCTAATTCATCCGTAAATTCATTATAAACCGATATTAATCCGCTATCTGCTTTTTTAAAGAGTTTAGCAACATTTGAAAAAACATCTGCTGTCATCTGTTTTAAGTTCTTTGAACTGGCAATGATTTTTCCTGTATCATAAAGCAGCGTGAGATGACTGTTTGTTGCTGAAAGCCGGCTTAATGTTGTCGACATAATTGCTGATAAAAGTTTCATTCCGGTATTCAGGTCGCTGGAAATAAGTTCTACAAATTTATTCTTTTTTATTTCAAGCAAGGTAACATCATCTATTGCCCGGACCGATGCAATTCTTGGTTTATCTTCAAAAAGCGACATTTCACCGAAATAATCACCGGTAGATAAAATGGCAAGAGTTTTTGTTGAACCTTCCGAAAGATGCTTAAAAACTTCAACTTTTCCTTCCGCTATCAGACAAAAAACATCCGCCGAAGATGATTCCTCAAAAATAACAGTATCTTTTTTTATCTTTCTTTCTTCCAGTATCTTTGATATATGTTTTAGGACACTATCCGACAACCCATTGAAAATTTCAACCGATTTAAGGTTCATTTCG
This sequence is a window from Elusimicrobiota bacterium. Protein-coding genes within it:
- a CDS encoding cyclic nucleotide-binding domain-containing protein, whose translation is MNLKSVEIFNGLSDSVLKHISKILEERKIKKDTVIFEESSSADVFCLIAEGKVEVFKHLSEGSTKTLAILSTGDYFGEMSLFEDKPRIASVRAIDDVTLLEIKKNKFVELISSDLNTGMKLLSAIMSTTLSRLSATNSHLTLLYDTGKIIASSKNLKQMTADVFSNVAKLFKKADSGLISVYNEFTDELDVHSSVNLKVPVETIPRTESFVNSIASEKEIIINDDKSFEQKSDFINGKAFISSAFYFEDKFLGFILFASNNEKAFTRNDLILLSSVASLVSVSIRNISFISEEEARQRLSEMRSRQSF